CATCCCGGATCTGCAGACTGGACGCCCGGCTGTAGATGTCGTTCTCCACAAATGGCGACACGCTGGCTGGATAATCTGGATCAAAGACGTTGGTCTTCTGCCGGGCCTTGTGGGAGAGCCGTTGCTGAGGGAAGCGCTGGTCGGCGACCAGGAGAGGGTTCTTGGCATGTTTGCCCCCTTGAGGAGCAGGAAGGGaatactggggtggggggaagtggggagaatCACAGTTTAAAAGTGACCCCATCGTCCAACAACCTTTACAAGCCTCACAACCCACACCAGAAAGCTGATCCCcgactttcctcctcctcctcttctccagagggGCTGGAGAGCCAAAGGTCTGTTCAATGCACCCCCTGTGATTGGCTGGGTCAACAGCTAGCATGCACTGTGCAGGCCTACAGGGCTACTCCGGCCACCCAAAGGAAGGTCAGCGCCGTGGATCGTTGCAGCCAAtgtcctccccagcagcaagaacAGAGGGAAGACTCGGCTTTTGCACTGGCAGTGCTCCTTGTGCCCCAGCCACTCACCCGGAGTCCACGAGGGTTCAGGACCTTTGGGTTACGAGAGAAGTGCAAGTGGAGGCTGCCCTCACTGTCCACGGTCACGGCCACCTTCTTGAGCGTCTTGTTCCCACAGTGGGGGCAGAAAAGGCGAGTCGTTTCATGAGTCGTCCTAGGAAAGAGCTGAGCTGAGTGCCCAAGCATCGGCAACAGCACAGACAGGCTGGCCGCTCCTGAAAGCAGTCCCAAGTCCAGGTGCTTGGTCACGAGCCCATACCTGAAGCAGCCGTGGCATCGCAGAATGTAGCTCCGTGCCTCGCGGATCAGCAGGCCGTTCACAGCCAGGACATGCAAGCCCATCTGCAGCAGGACGTTCTACCCAAGAGAAACCGGAACTGCTCAGAGGGGAGTGGGAGCCCCTTACCCAGCAAGGCTAGTGCTGATACGCTCCAATCTGCAAAGCCTCTATTCCCCCACGGAAATGGTGCTGCTCCTCCACTGATGCCTGGAAATGCCACCTTGTTTCAGAAGGGCTTTCCTGAGTCATCCGTGTGCCTTGGAACACCCCCATGCCCTCCCTCGCCCTAACCCCCTGGCTTTGTGGCCCTGCAGTCCTGCACTTCCTTTGGCTGTGCAGCATTGGCCAAGGAGCACTCAGGCTGGGGGAGCTCCAGTAGCCTCCTGTGGGgctggaggagccccagccaaCATGGACAATAAGAGGGCCAGGAGGCCAGTCTGTCCTCGCATCCTTAGCTGGCACTTGCCTGCATGGCAAAGTCCGTGGTCAGGCAGCCAACCTGCACATCTGCAGGCTCCGCCCTTTGTCCTGCAGCCTCTTGGATCTGCCGGACGTTGCTGGGTGTGATCCAGCCTtcgtctccctcctcctcctcctcctcctctgtgctcTCCTGGTCTTTGGGCTCCTCTGGCTCTGTGGAGCTGCCAGCCGCTTCCTGTGGAAAGTAAATCAATAGAGGCAGGCCTGAAAAGGCAGGGTGTCTGGCCAGCCGGTGCCCCTGCAGCAGCCCCCAGGCCCTCTCACCAGCAACTCCCGGAGGTCCTCCTCGATGCTGGGCaaaggaggcctccagaacacaaAAGAGCCGAATGTGGGGTCCTCAGCCCCAGGCGATCCAGGGTGCTCTGGGCTAGCCGTGACCAAGGGGCCCTCTTCACCATCTGGCCGTTTGGTCTAGGCTCAAAGCAAACAGGAATCAAACGCTGTTTGGTCTAGGCTCTGGCCGTTTGGTCTAGGCTCAAAGCAAACAGGAATCAAACTTCAGGCTGGCACACGGAAGGCCCTGGGTTCAAGTCTGGGCACCTCCAGCCAGAAAGCTGAAGGCAGCGTCAAAGACTCAACCCGGGAGCCGGTCTGGCCGTTGTCTGAGAAAGGTGCCAGAGGGTTCCCACACCCAAAGGAAGCAGGTGTTGCTGCACGTCAAGCACTGGCGCAGCTGCCTAAGGGGCCCTGGGGAGCCAGACTCCTTTCCTACTTGCAGGGGCAGccgaagacccccccccccttctggcgGCCCAGGAGTCCGGGGCAAGCAGGCACCTTAGCAGGGAGATGGAAGCCGGGCAGGTGGACAGGAGCCTCGGGGTGCCGGTCCGTTGTGCGGAGCACgacctgtgtggatgcaggagagagagagagagagtgtgaggGGCTTCGTCagcctggcctcccccctcccctccccgggctgGGCGAGACGCACCTGTCGGGCGGGTGGGCGGGGCAGGGCGCCCCCGTGCTCGGCATGCAGCTGGCAGGTCAGCGCCAGCACCTGGAGGTCGGTGGCCGAGAGGCTCGCGTAGTCGCCGGTCTGGCGGGCGAACTccgtcactggggggggggggggggaagagtggggtGAGGGCCGGccgcacagggggggggggtcgcacgtgcagggggaggggggctcaccgAGGCGGAGGAACTCCGGGCGGGGCTGCCGGAAGCGCAGCGGGAAGGGCAGGGCGGCCAGGCGCCGGCGCGTCTCCCTGTCGCGGATCTCGGCGACCACCTCGCGGACCGTGTAGACCTCCCGGCCGATCTCCtgcgggcgggagggggagagagggagggtgggtgggtgggtggggggtgcagCGCCGCAGAGCCTCCCCGCGCGGGCGCAGGCTACCGGACCCGGCGAGCTCACCTGCAGGGGGGCCGCGCGCAGGAAGGCCCCGGCGTCGGCCACGACGTGCTCCACGGGCGCCATCTTGCCGCCCTCGCGGGGCATGCCGGGAGCGGTAGTCTGGGCGCGCGGCAGAGGCGGGCCGGGGAGGTTCAGGCGGCGTCGCGGGGCgccctgggagttgtagtcccgcCCGGTTGGAGTCACGTGACTCCGCGGCCCACATGACCGGCGACTCCAGGAGGCGGAAGCGGCAGGCGCTGGAGCGGCGCCGGGAGGTCCGCGCCGGGAGGTGGCAAGGGCGGCCGCCGTGGGGGGAGCCGCTTCGCCGCCGCCTCTGCCCTGGGGGCTTCCCGccgggtccccccccccgcctagccCAGCCGCCCGTGTCCCGCCATGGCCTCTGCGGGCGCCGCGGGGGAGAGGTCGCCGCTGACCGTCCAAGGTGGGCTCCGGCGGGGGGCGCGGGGGGCGCGGGTCCCACCCTCCCTGCCTgcgccggtgggggggggtctggcctCCGCTTGGCCGGTGGGGCTCCGGGGCGGCCCGTGGGTGGCTGCCCGGTTGGCCGGTGCTCCGCGCCCCTTGGGGCAGGGCCGGCGGCCGGCTGCGTGGGCCCGCCTCCCGGGACCCTGCGGGGCGGGGCTGGCTTCGGCCGCCCCCTTTGGACGCCCCCGCGGCTCCCTCGGCgcggctgccgggcagggagtgcTGCTGGCCTCTCCTTGCGCCGGCGCTCGGGGGCTGAGAGCGGCTGGGCCGGCCGGCCGAGTCCGGACTCGGGTCTCCGTGGccgggactccccccccccccgccgtcgccgccgccgccgccgccgccgccgcgcggcCATCCCCCAGGGCTCCGGGCCCAGGGCCCGCTCTGCGCCCCagtcaccaccagggggcgccctCCGCTCGGACTGGGGCGCCTCGTCCGCTGAGCCTCTGGAGCAGGAGTCTGTctatctgtccgtccgtccgcccCCTTCAGCCCCGGGATGGAAGACTTGGCCGGCGCCCAGGCCCCCGGCAGCTGGCCCTTGTGTCGCCGGCTTCAGGGGGAGCGGGCGCCCCTGGCCCAGGCCCGGCCTTGTTCCTGGCAAGCCCCTGAGTTGCCCGCTTCCTTTCTGCAGTGGTGTCGGCAAAGCCCAAACTGCCCGCCCGCCAGTCTCGGATCAGCTCCTTTGTGGAGGTGGCAGCCGATGGGCTCAGCAGTGAGACCAAGAAAACAGGCAAGCGGATTGGGGGCACCGAGGTGCTCTGGAACGAGAGCCTCATGCTGTAAGGAGCTGGGATGGGACCTGGTCAAGGGGGGGGGCGCTGGGGTCTCCTGTGGAAGGGAGTGTGCCCTGTGGAGGGGCCTGTTGTGGCAGGCGGGgacctgggcaggaaggcatctGCGGAGGGGGTGGGTCAGGGCAGCGTGGGGCTGGGATTCAAAGCGCTCTTGCGGCGAGCGGACCACCGTTGGACGGCTATGGGGCAAAGGCCAGGGGTGGCAGGGGGGCGAGGTGTCTCTGCAGAGCTTCCAGGCCCTTTGGGAGCCAAGCGGTGTCTGTTCAGGGCCATTTTGAGAGCCGGGCCAGGCTCTTAGGAAGCCACCGTAGGCTGCCAGCTGCTACGTCCTCTGCTTGGCTGTGGCGTCACCCGCCTGGCCGCTTGTCTCCTGTCTCCAGGAACGTCACGGCCCAGAGCCACCTCGATGTGAAGCTGTGGAGCTGCCACACCCTCTGGAACGAGCTGCTGGGCGCCGCCTCCTTCACCCTCTCTGGCTTGCAACAGCAAAGCAAGGGGAAAGGTACGCCCTCGCCCCGGGCACTGCCTCCCGTGTGCCGCCCGGGgccgctctccccctccccgcggcCTCCGTGCAGGGCTGCTTGCCTGGCGAGAGTGCTCCCTGGCCTCCGC
This region of Paroedura picta isolate Pp20150507F chromosome 14, Ppicta_v3.0, whole genome shotgun sequence genomic DNA includes:
- the NOB1 gene encoding RNA-binding protein NOB1 isoform X1, giving the protein MPREGGKMAPVEHVVADAGAFLRAAPLQEIGREVYTVREVVAEIRDRETRRRLAALPFPLRFRQPRPEFLRLVTEFARQTGDYASLSATDLQVLALTCQLHAEHGGALPRPPARQVVLRTTDRHPEAPVHLPGFHLPAKTKRPDGEEGPLVTASPEHPGSPGAEDPTFGSFVFWRPPLPSIEEDLRELLEAAGSSTEPEEPKDQESTEEEEEEEGDEGWITPSNVRQIQEAAGQRAEPADVQVGCLTTDFAMQNVLLQMGLHVLAVNGLLIREARSYILRCHGCFRTTHETTRLFCPHCGNKTLKKVAVTVDSEGSLHLHFSRNPKVLNPRGLRYSLPAPQGGKHAKNPLLVADQRFPQQRLSHKARQKTNVFDPDYPASVSPFVENDIYSRASSLQIRDGALGAGRRRMNPNTSTKKLVKKR
- the NOB1 gene encoding RNA-binding protein NOB1 isoform X2, with protein sequence MPREGGKMAPVEHVVADAGAFLRAAPLQEIGREVYTVREVVAEIRDRETRRRLAALPFPLRFRQPRPEFLRLVTEFARQTGDYASLSATDLQVLALTCQLHAEHGGALPRPPARQVVLRTTDRHPEAPVHLPGFHLPAKEAAGSSTEPEEPKDQESTEEEEEEEGDEGWITPSNVRQIQEAAGQRAEPADVQVGCLTTDFAMQNVLLQMGLHVLAVNGLLIREARSYILRCHGCFRTTHETTRLFCPHCGNKTLKKVAVTVDSEGSLHLHFSRNPKVLNPRGLRYSLPAPQGGKHAKNPLLVADQRFPQQRLSHKARQKTNVFDPDYPASVSPFVENDIYSRASSLQIRDGALGAGRRRMNPNTSTKKLVKKR